A DNA window from Synchiropus splendidus isolate RoL2022-P1 chromosome 2, RoL_Sspl_1.0, whole genome shotgun sequence contains the following coding sequences:
- the LOC128754512 gene encoding voltage-dependent calcium channel gamma-1 subunit-like, whose amino-acid sequence MHKRTKINIAIFVLLVGMACMFTAVVTDHWAVLSPSVVKLNDTCEAAHFGLWRICKKHIYISGENYQEGQGCGPISLPGEENCTYFSHFTPGQDSEIFEYKTQKEYNISAAAISIFALGFMLLGSLCLIGSCTGKDKGRLYLLKPAGMFFAFSGLCSFISLEVMRQSVKRMIESDDTIWFQYYYAWSFACACVGFVLLFLTGIALLILSMPQMPRNPWETCMDAEPEQVE is encoded by the exons ATGCACAAGCGCACCAAGATCAACATTGCCATTTTCGTGCTGCTGGTGGGCATGGCCTGCATGTTCACGGCGGTGGTGACGGACCACTGGGCCGTGCTGAGCCCCTCGGTGGTCAAGCTGAACGACACATGCGAGGCCGCGCACTTCGGCCTGTGGAGGATCTGTAAGAAGCACATCTACATCAGTGGAGAGAACTACCAGGAGGGGCAGGGATGTGGACCCATCAGCCTGCCTGGAG AGGAAAACTGCACGTACTTCAGCCACTTCACTCCAGGACAGGACTCCGAGATATTTGAGTATAAAACACAGAAAG agtaCAACATCTCAGCAGCAGCCATCTCCATTTTCGCCCTGGGCTTCATGCTGCTAGGCTCCTTGTGTCTGATCGGCTCGTGCACCGGGAAGGACAAGGGTCGACTGTACCTCCTCAAACCCGCCGGCATGTTCTTCGCCTTCTCCG GCCTGTGCTCGTTCATCTCCCTGGAGGTCATGCGCCAGTCGGTCAAACGCATGATCGAGAGCGATGACACCATCTGGTTCCAGTACTACTACGCCTGGTCCTTCGCCTGCGCCTGCGTGGGCTTCGTGCTGCTCTTCCTCACCGGCATcgccctcctcatcctctccatGCCTCAGATGCCGCGCAACCCATGGGAGACGTGTATGGACGCCGAGCCGGAGCAAGTGGAGTGA